Part of the Cucurbita pepo subsp. pepo cultivar mu-cu-16 unplaced genomic scaffold, ASM280686v2 Cp4.1_scaffold000972, whole genome shotgun sequence genome, ctgatTATTGAACTTTCCATTTAGTTTCTTATATGTCTCAGacatatttgaataataaactAATTGATCATATAgagttaaattttatatctaagaAGACtttaaagtttcaattttatgtctagTAGGTTCTATTGGACACaagattgaaagtttaaatatcTACTCGACACTTTTAAAGGTCTTTTAACCTATCAATATAAAGCCTAAAAGTTCATGGATTAAACtgaaaatttaactaaaagaaaaacagaggaaataAAAAAGCTATGAATTCTGGATAAGGTTAATGATATTGCTAGGATTATGAAGTAAGACTATTAAGAACAAATTCAAAGCTTACTTTTAACTTTGTCGTTAATCCATATCTCCACCAGCATCCCAGCTCCAATTCCACCTGCAATACACGCGCCATAGAATGCAAGGACCGAGGGAAGGGATCTTctaggaagaaaataatactCTGGAATTTGCCTAACTTTTGTTGGACGccttttctttaaaatgttt contains:
- the LOC111786056 gene encoding uncharacterized protein LOC111786056, with amino-acid sequence MAEEAKDPFKGVDWKAVGGDMQKDPSSINILKKRRPTKVRQIPEYYFLPRRSLPSVLAFYGACIAGGIGAGMLVEIWINDKVKKDGGVVWEFDK